The following proteins are co-located in the Phragmites australis chromosome 10, lpPhrAust1.1, whole genome shotgun sequence genome:
- the LOC133930564 gene encoding uncharacterized protein LOC133930564 produces the protein MYKLGRGSRDKVQQFMTITGASEKVALQALKASDWHLEGAFDFFYNQPQISVANTRHLENIYNRYKEPDADMIMVEGISQLCNDLQVDPQDIVMLVISWHMKAATMCEFTRQEFIGGLQSIGVDSIEKFREKLPSLRAELKDDHKFCEMYNFAFTWAKEKGQKSLSLETAIGMWQLLFAERHWPLLDHWCQFLKVSHNKAISRDTWAQLLEFVKTIDPQLSNYDDEGAWPYLIDEFVEYLTENGFVQRKQ, from the exons ATG TATAAGCTGGGGAGAGGAAGCCGCGACAAGGTGCAGCAGTTCATGACCATAACCGGCGCCAG TGAGAAGGTTGCCCTTCAGGCACTGAAAGCTAGTGATTGGCACTTGGAAGGAGCGTTTGACTTTTTCTATAACCAACCGCAGATTTCTGTAGCCAATACTCGGCATCTTGAAAATATTTACAACAGATACAAAG AACCTGATGCTGATATGATCATGGTGGAGGGAATATCTCAACTTTGCAATGATCTGCAG GTGGATCCTCAGGACATTGTTATG CTTGTCATATCATGGCACATGAAAGCCGCCACAATGTGTGAATTTACTAGGCAGGAATTCATTGGTGGACTGCAGTCAATTGG GGTCGATTCAATCGAGAAGTTCCGTGAAAAATTACCATCATTACGAGCTGAGCTAAAAGACGACC ATAAGTTCTGTGAGATGTACAACTTCGCATTCACTTGGGCAAAGGAAAAG GGTCAaaaatctctctctctggaGACTGCCATTGGAATGTGGCAGTTGCTATTTGCCGAAAGGCACTGGCCACTTCTTGATCATTGGTGTCAGTTTCTAAAG GTTAGTCATAATAAAGCCATCTCTAGAGACACATGGGCCCAGCTGCTGGAATTTGTAAAG ACGATTGATCCACAGTTATCCAACTATGACGATGAAGGTGCTTGGCCCTACCTGATAGATGAATTCGTGGAATACCTGACCGAGAACGGATTCGTTCAGCGTAAGCAGTGA